Genomic DNA from Hordeum vulgare subsp. vulgare chromosome 2H, MorexV3_pseudomolecules_assembly, whole genome shotgun sequence:
TGACTTGTATTCACTTTTACCTTGAAGCACTCTTGCTCGTCTTGTCCTAGCCAGAGACATCACCATACCGTTGCCAACTCTGAATGTACGTAATTGACTTGTACAAACCAACGAAATGCCCTGCCTGTGCCGTGCTGAACCCAACCAGGCAAAAAATTCACAGCCTCTGGAATTAAGCTCTCGATTCCATTTATTTACTGCTTCTATCTAAACGGGGTAGTTGGGATGCAAAGGAATCGGATCAGATTGGATAATTCTTCCCCGTATCCTTTATCATAAAATTTTTGGTGTAAATTCCATTTTTTACCCAGTAGTTGTACATTTGTGACAGGTATTACCCCATTTAGTGAAACTTTCATTGAAATATCAGATTTTGAAGACTATTAGCATGGGTTTTCCCTAGTTTTGCATTTCCCTTGTTTATGTTAGATAGGATCAGCATGTTGCGTCAATGATTACAGATCGGAGAGCATCAATTGGCGATCATGTCCAGACTTCTTTTGTCCATTTGTTTCATTCCTTGTCATCGTTCACATATATTTGGACCCCGGGCGTCATGTCACACTTGCATGATGGACACGCATCAGAAAAACGACGATTCAAAGCTTTCAAAAGGGGTATTCTAGATGAATTTCCACTCGGTGGGTAATTAGTGTCTCAAATGTACAACCGTGGGGTAAAAAGTGGGATTCACTCTTTTTTTTTGTTGGATTTGGAGCGGGGACAATAATGACAGGATTGATTCAAATGTGGATTTATAGGTTTATAGATTCCGagcgaaaacaaaacaaaattggATGGGAAATGACTAGAAAATATCAATTTATACATATATGAAACATGGTTTTATTTAAACTATGCAAACAATATAAACAGTAGAGACTGGCCAAGCATTTAAAGTCATAACTCCCACTAATACGACAACAATTTATGTGTAGTTATTCTATTTAATATTCTAATTGGATATTTGGCTTGTCGGTTGGGCTAATTTATTGCATAATCCTATTTGGCAATCTCAAATAATCTATATCTATATCAATATGAAAACACCAAAATTGGCAAATTAATCTCGGCCATCAAACTATGTGCACCTAGTGACCTAGATTATTCCAATGGTGATCGTTCATCATGTTTTAACATGCGGTCAATATCATACCAAATACTAATTTTAATATTAGCATTAATTGTTTAATTATACTATTGCCTTTACTATAAACATATCCTACCTAATACATCAATATGTAATTAATATCCTACTATTTTTGACTCACAAATAATACCAACCTTTAACAACATGCAACTCATACGCATTTAATAGTGTACCAATATAGAAGACGCAAAAGATAAACCAAACAAATCCCGGCCATCAAACTAGAACAATCGGACGACTCTGGTTGTTTCAGTGTGTAGTGATCAACTTGTTTATGGTGCAATTAATATCAGATCAAACATCAATTCTGACGCTAATCTCATAGTAATGAACATGCAAATCATATCTTACCTAATATTTGCGTGCAATTAATAAATTGCCTAATACTATCAACGTGTGTTAGACGTATAGATTTACTAGTTCGTAAAACTACCGGCCAGTCCACATGCGTCAAATATTACCCATACCATATCTGCCAGACATCTAGTTAATCAAAATCTGTATCCACATCCGTATCCGACATATTTTTGTAAGTGCATACCCCAACCTTGGACACGAAGTACAATATACATCCCAAGTTACACATAAGCACCTGGTGTACGTGTCACGGGATTCTTCGGTCTTGATTGCATTTCTACTTCTTAGTTGGTGTTTCTTTATGCAAAGATTAGCGTTCTGCCGTCTTTATAATTTTGTTAGGTGAAAGTGTACTTAACTTGTATTCTTATAAGATACTCCTTTCATTTATTTATGTAAGGTGTACTTCCTTCGTCTCAGTTTACAAGTAATGCGCGTAATTCTAGGTTAACAATTTAATTAGCAAAATATGTATTATATGTGATGAAAAATATATGTTTAAAAACTACATCCTTTTAAGAATCTAATGATATACTTTTGATGACATATAACATATATTTAGTTAGACAAATCAGTGACCTAAAAAACCACACGCTTGTCCTGTAAACTGAGACGAAGAAAGTATTATTTTTAACACGGTGACAAACACATATAATTATACACATGTTAGAATGAAATTAATCTTGGCTAAATAACTGATTAGTGGGAACTAAATTAtttaggcaaaaaaagtaaaagaTCCACGCAATCAGGAGcgatatatttttaatttttcttttCACAAGATAAAAGAATAGATTCATCCAATCTGGAAAGAAATACTTTCCTTGTGTTTGAAGAGCTAATGATGAAATTATCAGGAATTAAAAAAAATGCATCTTACATTTTAGAATTTTATATTAAAAATCACGTCATATAAAGAAATGGAATGAATAAATGAGACATATGTTATCATAAAAAAAATGTAACAGAACAAATGGGCATCAAATCCCGCCATGCGTGACAGCCGCTCCCCTCCCggacctaagagcatctccaacagccgcgctacacTAGCGCCGCGCCGTAAAAAAGGCAATTATAGCGCGCGCGCAACGTGTCGGACAGCTCCAGCGGACGCGCAAAAACCGCGCACGCTAAAACGAGTTGGGCGCGCTGGCCATAGCCTCATCCCGCGTTGTGTATTTCGGGCGTCCACTTCCGCGCGCGGCAGACTCGAGCGCGCGCGCGAACTCGCCCTTTTCTTCCTCCTTTGCACCCGCGCGCGCCGGCGCCAGCGCCCCTGCCACCATGGACACGCACACCGGCACCCCGCTGACCCCGCTGTACAGCCGcgacccccccgccgccgccgccgccgccgccgaaaacCCCTAGCACGGCGAGCGTTGGcgctggcgccgccgccgccggagctccgccgaccgtgggcctcgcgcgcagcctcttcttgccgccgcggatgaccacgccgacgagtggcgtcgcgccggcgccatcccgtgccgccgccgcaccgtccaAGCTCCCCAATGCGTCGGAGCCGAAGAAAGGAAAAAcatccgcgaagaagaaggcGACGGATGGGCGCGGCGAAGAAGAAGCTTGCAGGGCGGCGGATGGGCGCGGCGTCTAccgaagcgccggcgagctcacttgttgagccggcggccgacgcgcaccacgtgttcgacgaaatgccccaaggtgaaaaaaattccaacttttattttcttgttattttttcaatgcatcatcatatagatagcttatatttgcattgttcaaaaaactttgtagtctcaaagatgatgcatacatgtcaactatgggtgttgggtccaacaattcgcattggtctcaaacaaatgacatccatttggacaccatgagtttgaggtggacgaggagggtgagggcattgccgaggcgccgaaaggaagagtgggcaattacaccaccaacgaTGACAAATTACTATGCAATACCCATGAAAatgccgttgaagatcttgccaagaccgtcggagctacacgtgatgcgatgcgtgatgaggttagggaggaagattcatcttcgaaggcggaagaatcgtcttcggaagaagaggaagaagacgaggaagatggttgatgtgttatatgtcttcaactttgttggatgaacttgtattttgaacttggtttgcattttgaacttggttggatgaacttgtgggcatgacttttattcatcaacttgtttgtgttaaatttcacatgttcattgcattttgatgaatgtttcaaactattttttgtCCAAATGCCATATATTTGGGCgttgctggagcggcgcgcgctgcatttttgcgcGCTGCTGGAGCGGAGCGCGTGCTGCATTTTAAAGCTGCTGCTGGAGGCAGCGCTGCGCGACATGCCAAACCAGACGACCAGCACGCGGCAAACATGTTTTTTAAACGCGACGCGAAGCACGgctattgaagatgctctaagatTCCAAGCCCACAAAAATCCCGCGTGTCCGGAGGACTGCCACCCCCTATAAATACCCCGCCGTCGCACCTCCCATCCTTCATCTCCAACACACACCAACCAACACAGCAACAAGAAGAACACAGCATCACGTAGCCGTAGCCCCACCTAGCACagcacaccaccaccatcacataCGCAAGCATGGCACGCTGGGCCATTGCCATCCACGGCGGCGCGGGCGTGGACCCGAACCTGCCGGAGCACCGCCAGGAGGAGGCCAAGCGGGTGCTGGCCCGGTGCCTGCAGGTGGGCGTGGACCTGCTGCGCGCCGGCGCCACCGCGCTGGACGTGGTGGAGGCCGTGGTGCGGGAGCTGGAGACGGACCCCTGCTTCAACTCGGGCCGCGGCTCGGCGCTCACCCGCGCCGGCACCGTCGAGATGGAGGCCAGCATCATGGACGGCCGCGGCCGCCGCTGCGGCGCCGTCTCCGGCGTCTCCACCGTCCGTAACCCCGTCTCCCTCGCCCGCCGCGTCATGGACAAGTCCCCGCACTCCTACCTCGCCTTCGACGGCGCCGAGGATTTCGCCCGCGACCAGGTAATGAATCCGTCAATTAACTCGCGGCGCGATCTTTTCCGAATCCTGATTAATCAACCTTCCTTCCCGGTTTACCTCCGTCAATTCCGGTTCCTGCTACCAAAAAAATGCAACCCCGCTGCATGGCGGTCTAATCAGCACATATCGGTACGGTAATTAATAACATTTTTTAATTTGAAAGTTCACGTGACGGAACGGACGGAGTAGTATGGCGTGCAGCCGCAATTTCCCCATGAGTGCGGTACACCATGGGTGCACAGCTGCATGCAGCTAGCTTGCACGGGAAAGGGAAATTCCGTTCCTTCCAGACACGCCACGGATCTTCGTTTGGGTAAACCTGccaggcatgcatgcatgcatatatatGGCTAATTGTACATGATTATCTAGCTACCGTTTCGTGCCCTCTCGGAAAATACAGCAAGTTAAGAAAATACACGTGCGCGTTTCCCATTCGTCCCCTGGTCTTTGGAGAAATTTGTGGACCAAGACGTAGTAGTACGAGTTGATTTCATATCCAGCTGAAAGCCACATCAACGTAGTCTGTCTACCGCTGTGCTGTTGGTGGTCATGTGCGTGTCGTTGTTTTACCAACTACCACAGCCGCCGATTAGTAGGTAGTAATTTCTTGCTAAGTGCGCGGTGAAGTTAAAGTGGGTCCAGTGCAAAATGAACACGAATGACGTGGTTAAAAAAACTTAGTAACAGCATGCGATATAGATGTTTCTTTTTTTTACCTGGATACATATGTTTTTTCATCTTGAGTATGGGACCAAGAGGCTAAGAAAAGATGCAAAAAGTGAAGAGAAAACATGGGTCTCGTGGTGACAACAGCCGCCTCGCACTCACCAAACTAACCAAGCACGCATCTTTTTCAACTCTCGCCACTATTTGTGGGCGACCTCCCTTCGATATTTCCATGCCACTCCCAACTTAAACTTGTCCTCTGCTATTACTAAAATTCCACTAAGCATTATGGTTTTCTAGTCAAAATCGTGCAGCTATCTAGCAGCCAAACAAAGGAATCCTCCTTGTCGCACGCATGCATGAAATAAAAATGGTTCGATGCCGATGCATGTGCCCGATTTCCTTTCCTGTGGCTGCCAGCACTcttttttactccctccgttcctaaatataagtctttttaaaggtttcattaggaaactacatacggatgtatatagacatactttgaattatacattcactcattttgttctgcATGTAGTTTACTAGTGaagtctcttaaaagacttatatttaggaacggagggagtattatactaCTGTATTATAATTAAACAGAGCAAATAGATGACGAAGCAAGTAGTGTCAAATGGGAGTGTCTTGCCAGATCCATTAACCTAGGATGGCTACTGTGAGCCGCTGTGCTCCTCTGTTTTGTGCACCACTCGTGTCGTGTGGTTGGCAGCCATGGCATGGAATCCCGGCCGGATCTCGTGCTCCCTCCCGCCACTTGTTTCCCGTCCGACTATTCCTTGGTCCGTACGTACATGGTCCACCCACCCTGACCATCTAGCGACAGCAACTGGATCCGATTCCGTGATTCCTACAGAATCCTCCTAGTGCTTTCCCTGCACATCTCGTGGTCACATACTTTGCCACGCGATCTTTATTTGCATCCAGAGTTAATCGGGATTAAAAATCAGTTTTGTCATTAGATAGTGTTTATCTGATTTGGTTTCAAACTTTGGTGTTGGCAGGGTCTTGAGGTTGTGGACAACAGCTACTTCATCACGGAGGAGAACGTGGGCATGCTCAAGCTCGCCAAGGAGGCCAACAGCATCCTCTTCGACTACCGCATCCCGCTCGCCGGGGCCGACACCTGCAGCGCGCAGGCGGCGGCGAccgagaaccacaacaacaacggcatGGTGATGAACGGGCTGCCCATCAGCATCTACGCGCCGGAGACGGTGGGGTGCGCCGTGGTGGACTGTAACGGCTTcacggcggcggccacctccacgGGCGGGCTCATGAACAAGATGACGGGCCGCATCGGCGACTCGCCGCTCATCGGCGCTGGCACCTACGCGTGCGGGCACTGCGCCGTGTCGTGCACGGGCGAGGGCGAGGCCATCATCCGCTCCACGCTGGCGCGGGACGTGGCCGCCGTGATGGAATACAAGGGGCTGCCTCTGCAGGAGGCCGTGGACTTCTGCGTCAAGGAGCGGCTCGACGAGGGGTTCGCCGGGCTCATCGCCGTGTCCGGCACCGGCGAGGTGGCATACGGGTTCAACTGCACCGGCATGTTCAGAGGCTGCGCCACCGAGGACGGATTCATGGAGGTCGGCATCTGGGAGTGAGCGCGCGCAGGCGATGTCGCTGTGGCTGGCCTGAACTTTGAAGatagtgcgtgtgtgtgtgtgcatttgGCCATCCTGCGATTGCCATGTGGTTCTAGTCTGGGATCCTGGTTTAGTAGCAGTACTAGTGGATCGGAGATTGGTGATGGGTGGAATAATTATGATGGCCGTGGAAAATAATAATGTGAAAAGTTCTATGGCTTCTTGAATTACATTTCTGTTCATTCGCCCCTGGCTGGTTCTATGTGATAGCCCGACaccgacgtttcagaagattcccatttcctttccgttttcgtcgtgtgggtatttttatttgttgcatcatcatcgcatcattcgcatcatctgcattgcatcagcatctccgttgctgccagttttcaaaacttgcatccgttgatagttgccggttctcgtcgttgcccgttcggagcccaaccacacacgtacgcgcccgcggcatcgttcgaaccctgttttaaaagtgtgtgtaaaactttctctgttcagggtgaaacttggcatgcggtcgtaattagttatagccagtccgcctgtcgaatttcgtcgcgatcggagaccgtctggtacccgaacggtcgaccgtagcggcaccgtcttcggttattcgtcggacggttgtcggtgttttataAATCGTTTTCGTGCCgctcgttctccctctcatcttcggatatcccctctacacggccttgtaaccgttcccgcgttcggaatcgtccgaatccgaccgcgcggttggatccggaacaaaatttcactaaacctagccccccatttgtctataaatagtccccgtgtgcatttttagacagccccccttccacctcgggatccgcgcctgaAACCCTCACCCTAagcactctctctctcctccctccctcctcagcGCACCCGTCGGGCCCGCCGagtccagatcgggcccgggcaggcccatccgccaCCGCGCGTGCTCCCATGCCCTAGCACCGAGCAGCGCCTCCCCTTGGCTCTCTGTGCCGAGCAGCACCTCGCCAGAGGCTCTCGCCGGTCGCCGCCTCCCTTGCCGGGCTCGCCGCGCCGTCCCCGGCCGTCTCCCGCCGTCGGCCGTCCCCCGGTTGCCGGAACGAGCCGCTGCAGCTTCCCCCGCGCCCAGGTCCCCCTATAGCTCGAAGGTGCGCGCCGTCCCGTGCTCGCGAGATCCCGCGCCGCCGATCTCCTCGCCCCGTCGTCGCCTCGACACGCCGCCGCCGGGAATGGATTCCCCATGGCCGgatccatccgccgccgccagatccggccagccccctcgccggagccttgTCGCCGGCCGCCGTTGACCATGCCTCCGCCGCTGGAACCCCATCCTGTCGTGCTCCAAGAGGGAGACGACGGGGACGCTCGAGGCAGGCCTCCTGTCCAGCTGGGCTTCGCCTTCGCTGTGGGCCGCGCGCCCCACGAGGCCCAGCAGCAGCCAGCCCCCGAGGCCTCGCGTGCCTCACTGCCAGGCCCAGGCCGACTCGCCCCTTCGGCCTCCTTCGGCCCAACCGAGGTAGCACTCCTTTCCCCCTGATAGCATTATAATAGTTCGGCCCATCTAGGAATtttttcggaattaataaattccagataaatagatatattagaatgcccgtagtttattttcctttagtcggatcgagacgtgcaatatatgtttttcatgtagttttgcgcgtagaatccatttataaaacttgcataattatttgacgttgtttgacgtgtcgtatgCATAGGTTAGCGTGCTGTTTCTATAGGTTTTGTCTCGTAataattttccgcgcgtgttcgaattgctcggatgccgtagtataaatgcccatgttttaggaaccattattccaagtattttagagcggtcattggtatttttgcgtgtagggattgccgctagtttatttttttcgtctctaggttattatctcgcatttatgtgtggcattatttttgtgttgcaaccctatatattttatatgtttccggggtagaaaaatccatgggacatggatttttctgtgcaattagattt
This window encodes:
- the LOC123428128 gene encoding probable isoaspartyl peptidase/L-asparaginase 2, producing MARWAIAIHGGAGVDPNLPEHRQEEAKRVLARCLQVGVDLLRAGATALDVVEAVVRELETDPCFNSGRGSALTRAGTVEMEASIMDGRGRRCGAVSGVSTVRNPVSLARRVMDKSPHSYLAFDGAEDFARDQGLEVVDNSYFITEENVGMLKLAKEANSILFDYRIPLAGADTCSAQAAATENHNNNGMVMNGLPISIYAPETVGCAVVDCNGFTAAATSTGGLMNKMTGRIGDSPLIGAGTYACGHCAVSCTGEGEAIIRSTLARDVAAVMEYKGLPLQEAVDFCVKERLDEGFAGLIAVSGTGEVAYGFNCTGMFRGCATEDGFMEVGIWE